In the genome of Augochlora pura isolate Apur16 chromosome 8, APUR_v2.2.1, whole genome shotgun sequence, one region contains:
- the Tektin-c gene encoding tektin C translates to MISNREYAIIPPPPLKFTLDEWHLNNRFRYRCSEAQQELADRLLTESKRVCEVSTEKVKGNKEETDHRLKEKLEDIEFRKRELLRIRKDVLLETDALLIYKERIMNALSSVRRNALVICEKCLMFREHRLGIDLVHDDVEKELLKECEVIKGVENLLVRTLEQTQEQIRRLKATLYYMDHDLEAKDNNLRVDKHNLTLKETSLNLSIYHGTSRLDPSTIELNEWEMQTNANIVNASKEVNSARPMRCYIDTIIKQAVYDLNQQKDATDSAFKRRIDETKEAKTKLELQHAEIMRQANEMTQNVTRIEKSIAEKECYLALAHTRLGNRCQRPGLELTRDMVETQLVKEVYELRDVVSKLQATMFEAQASLRYLLKTQIQIEEDINIKTNTLKIDQVDCMTLRLSMDYHVY, encoded by the exons ATGATAAGCAATCGTGAATATGCTATAATACCTCCGCCGCCCTTGAAATTCACTTTAGATGAATGGCACCTTAACAATCGATTTAG ATACCGATGTTCCGAAGCTCAGCAAGAATTAGCCGATCGGCTTTTGACCGAGTCCAAACGCGTCTGCGAAGTAAGTACAGAAAAAGTGAAAGGTAATAAAGAAGAGACCGATCACAGACTGAAGGAGAAACTCGAAGATATTGAGTTTCGCAAGAGGGAACTCCTGCGTATAAGGAAAGACGTTCTTCTCGAAACTGATGCCCTGTTGATTTACAAAGAACGCATCATGAACGCCCTCTCTTCCGTGAGGAGGAACGCACTCGTTATTTGCGAGAAATGTCTTATGTTTAG AGAGCATAGATTAGGAATCGATCTGGTTCACGATGACGTCGAGAAAGAGCTATTGAAAGAGTGCGAGGTTATCAAAGGAGTTGAAAATCTTCTGGTACGAACACTGGAACAAACCCAAGAGCAGATACGCCGACTCAAAGCGACCCTTTACTACATGGACCACGATCTTGAGGCTAAAGACAACAACTTGCGTGTTGATAAGCACAATCTGACCCTTAAAGAGACAAGCTTGAATTTGAGCATTTATCATGGTACTTCGCGGCTTGACCCATC GACGATCGAATTGAATGAGTGGGAGATGCAAACGAACGCGAACATTGTTAACGCTTCGAAGGAAGTAAATAGCGCCAGACCGATGCGTTGCTACATTGACACGATTATAAAACAAGCGGTCTACGACTTGAATCAGCAGAAGGATGCAACCGACAGTGCCTTCAAACGGCGCATCGATGAAACGAAAGAAGCGAAAACGAAATTAGAACTACAGCACGCTGAG ataaTGAGGCAAGCAAATGAAATGACGCAGAACGTCACGCGTATTGAAAAGTCAATAGCAGAAAAAGAATGCTATTTAGCTTTAGCGCATACGAGATTGGGGAACCGATGTCAACGGCCGGGGCTCGAACTTACACGAGATATGGTGGAAACTCAGCTTGTCAAAGAAGTATACGAGCTACGCGATGTCGTGTCGAAATTACAAGCAACTATGTTCGAG gcTCAAGCGTCACTTCGTTATCTACTGAAGACGCAAATTCAAATCGAGGAAGATATCAACATTAAAAccaatactttaaaaattgaccAGGTAGACTGTATGACCCTGCGCCTCAGTATGGATTATCATGTATATTAA
- the Pef gene encoding penta-EF-hand domain containing protein peflin: MAYPSAMYGATDPETQVSPQVQQWFAAVDRDNSGRITASELKCALANGQGGTFSDTACRLMIGMFDKEKNGTIDLLEFQALYNYINAWLGVFRGFDHDNSGNIQENELNAALTQMGYRLSPDFTSFLIKKSDPTGHSSITVDQFIVLCVQIQRFTDAFRVRDSDQAGTISIAFEDFLSVALSCSI, from the exons ATGGCATAtccg tcaGCTATGTATGGAGCGACTGATCCTGAAACACAAGTGAGTCCACAAGTACAACAATGGTTTGCAGCTGTTGATAGAGACAACAGTGGAAGGATTACTGCATCAGAATTAAAATGTGCACTAGCAAATGGTCAAGGAGGTACATTTTCAGATACTGCTTGTAGACTAATGATCG gCATGTttgataaagagaaaaatggcACTATAGACTTACTTGAATTTCAAGCTCTTTACAACTATATCAATGCTTGGCTAGGTGTTTTTCGTGGCTTTGATCATGACAATTCTGGGAATATACAAGAAAATGAGTTAAATGCAGCTCTCACACAAATGGGCTATCGACTCAGTCCAGACTTTACTtcatttctcataaaaaaaaGTGATCCTACTGGTCACTCTTCCATCACTGTAGATCAGTTTATTGTACTATGTGTTCAAATCCAAAGGTTCACAG ATGCCTTTAGAGTTAGAGACTCTGATCAAGCAGGGACAATTTCTATTGCATTTGAAGATTTTTTGAGTGTTGCACTCAGTTGCAGTATATAA
- the LOC144474469 gene encoding uncharacterized protein LOC144474469 translates to MLLKKDKNKVIFYDYNYISFRHLMKEYSDGLTNEGSNAWKYDPLLSYARQAQERIQEFDRLKKARHLLDAIFLTNELISDGSDVEILSLANTIITRFKILGVFNTLLENTNENARTMVLKFSHSGIYHCCTFCSSGGKKEVTCGCRGTMPGGYQGCGHGHAGHPGVSHWSCCGSVLRHGRCLAHQKYMHQLLV, encoded by the exons ATGCTTCTAAAAAAG GATAAAaacaaagtaatattttatgattataattatataagtttTAGGCATTTAATGAAGGA ATACTCTGATGGACTTACGAACGAAGGATCGAATGCATGGAAGTATGATCCATTATTATCCTATGCAAGACAAGCCCAAGAAAGAATTCAAGAATTTGACAGATTAAAAAAAGCAAGACATTTACTTGATGctatttttcttacaaatgaattaatttctgatgGCTCTGATGTAGAAATATTAAGTCTTGCTAACACGATAATAACAAGATTTAAGATTTTAGGGGTATTTAATACATTGTTAG AAAATACTAATGAAAATGCAAGGACAATGGTATTAAAGTTTTCTCATAGTGGTATATACCATTGTTGTACATTTTGTTCAAGTGGAGGGAAGAAAGAAGTCACCTGTGGTTGTAGAGGAACAATGCCTG GTGGATATCAAGGTTGTGGACATGGTCATGCCGGACATCCAGGTGTAAGTCATTGGTCTTGCTGTGGATCAGTTTTGAGACACGGGCGTTGCTTAGCGCATCAAAAATATATGCACCAACTGCTAGTTTGA
- the LOC144474491 gene encoding E3 ubiquitin-protein ligase TRIM45, translated as MDFVKCSKYRFTNCCGESTSMDEENENGFNSNDCSFSKRKNKVADTQSVVNVDPQAFAKSVRYDVHSKVPISWSTNGTNSMCQPSSELSYNAKDQISNDCNQEEIFSSLKTGEDKEFRCPRCGKRMHEPRLLPCLHPICSLCVSELLNKRSCNSPKIIKIHNSRERKSNFHELCPLCDFRLPTVGSPVPPPHYPLQHRLVMDAIRCRLANRVLCDVCTDEVVASAQCSTCLRNFCTECGMEHQQLVTMELKPLKHKIRPLWEATKLRRTTLCQNHPTHALRFYCIACQQVTCKECMWSTQHRGHASENASGAGRRVVLYLTTVLQKAKALLNMLLTQYDRNMLLSSTSEEMKDSFISMDYRYVIKIFI; from the exons ATGGATTTTGTCAAATGCTCCAAATATCGATTTACGAATTGCTGCGGTGAGAGTACGTCGATGGATGAGGAGAACGAGAACGGATTTAATAGCAACGATTGTTCATTCTctaaacgaaaaaataaagtGGCGGATACACAATCGGTCGTTAACGTAGATCCTCAGGCATTTGCTAAAAGCGTTCG ttatgaTGTTCATTCAAAAGTGCCCATTTCTTGGAGTACGAATGGAACAAATTCCATGTGCCAACCTTCCTCTGAATTATCTTATAATGCAAAGGATCAAATAAGTAATGACTGCAACCAAGAAGAAatcttttcttctcttaaGACAGGAGAAGATAAAGAATTCCGGTGTCCTAGATGTGGTAAAAGGATGCACGAACCGAGACTCCTACCATGCTTACATCCTATATGTTCATTGTGTGTTTCAGAATTACTAAACAAAC GTTCTTGTAATTCcccgaaaattattaaaatccacAATTCACGAGAGCGAAAAAGCAATTTCCATGAATTGTGTCCCCTATGTGATTTTCGATTGCCTACAGTCGGTTCTCCGGTACCTCCCCCACATTATCCTCTTCAACATCGGTTGGTCATGGACGCCATACGCTGCCGACTTGCAAATAGAGTTCTCTGTGATGTTTGTACGGATGAAGTGGTC GCGTCGGCTCAGTGTTCCACGTGTCTCCGCAATTTTTGTACAGAATGTGGGATGGAACATCAACAGCTAGTCACCATGGAACTCAAGCCATTGAAACATAAGATAAGACCGCTTTGGGAAGCTACTAAATTGCGACGTACCACATTATGTCAAAATCATCCTACACACGCACTgagattttattgtattgcgTGCCAACAG GTAACATGCAAAGAATGTATGTGGAGTACTCAGCATCGCGGTCATGCCAGTGAAAATGCATCCGGTGCTGGGAGAAGggttgttttatatttgacgACAGTATTGCAAAAGGCAAAAGCACTTTTGAACATGCTTTTGACACAATATGATCGAAATATGCTATTAAGTAGTACCTCCGAAGAAATGAAAGATTCTTTCATTTCTATGGATTACCGGTatgttatcaaaatatttatttaa
- the LOC144474490 gene encoding dyslexia-associated protein KIAA0319: MLLIFYVGLYLLLFGSCIGDFSDWESKWQILCPGLYPTVYTSYTPRGNLSSGIYASQPHLNGLQHCIAACCTKPKCNVALMHNSTCYHLQCENSKICLPLYRVDLASENPPSMVLVKPVEEDEMWSDLLKHVDEDTGPPLMDGADRYHILFGGSNGMSCITQATCLENEICVKDPEKPDVGICQCSIGFKHNMEGICVADEEMELGVTPQIKPQILKDPGTSMTPPVKRLLVSAVSKEVRLPENEVTLSAYTVPAEQENEHHNYAWSLLSQPESHTGIMTDQNRMTVKLSNLSEGLYTFKVTVNSPNAYGEAYANVSVLPPKRINQVPIAIISPSSQVVKLPNTGAVLDGSSSKDDDRVISYHWELQQGPIGYQPNLVDTPTLQLDNLIPGNYTFKLTVEDSDHITNSTSANITVLKVIDYPPSANAGQDIIIYLPQNTLTLNGNLSTDDHGIASWEWTKSPSDQNKAVDMQNTRTPYLQLSNLEEGMYTFVLKVTDDSEQSSTAEVHVFVKPPTNKPPKADAGEDITIALPETKTLLDGHKSKDDIKIVSYHWEQVSGPSNAEFSAVNESITNVTKLTKGDYEFKLTVIDDNGNKDSDTVNVKVTQNKNAPPKANAGGDQIVNAPIGALIINGSQSTDDLRIKDWIWTRDSSSLAIGTIIQDTDKSPVLMLTDIVPGRYVFRLKVVDDQGLSSEDTVSVIVKSDPQLLHLVELTLNIGANMLTVSQKDSLVVKLQMLLRDEASIIVRNLRAEPHTGRAVLVFYVAKKGGQTTMTGPEVVKRLKEKLRQDSGLLQLSVANIDTVLCQNNCSGHGVCNQETRACMCEAFWMQNLIQKYFGNGDSNCDWSILYVIIALLSLVVCWVGLLWGLVCLCQRICTGKRRSLRAKKKPPRYSLLQPEPEDDSSTFSTHKMVLSESDTDSDDVLFEHRKTKNSQARNGKSRNGFIKVGSRVKT; this comes from the exons ATGCTGTTGATCTTTTATGTGGGACtatatttgttactttttgGTAGTTGTATTGGTGATTTTTCTGACTGGGAAAGTAAATGGCAAATATTATGCCCTGGTTTATATCCTACAGTGTACACAAGCTACACACCTCGAGGAAATCTTTCCAGCGGAATATATGCTAGTCAGCCACATTTGAATGGTCTTCAACATTGCATTGCGGCCTGCTGTACTAAACCTAAATGCAATGTGGCTCTTATGCACAATAGTACTTGTTACCATCTGCAATGTGAAAACTCCAAAATATGTTTACCTTTATATAGAGTCGATTTAGCTAGTGAAAATCCACCAAGTATGGTCTTAGTTAAGCCTGTAGAGGAAGATGAAATGTGGAGTGATCTATTGAAACATGTGGATGAAGATACTGG TCCTCCTCTTATGGATGGTGCAGACAGATATCATATTCTTTTTGGTGGATCCAATGGTATGAGCTGCATCACTCAAGCAACTTGTTTGGAGAATGAAATATGTGTTAAAGATCCAGAAAAACCTGATGTTGGGATATGCCAATGTTCCATTGGTTTCAAACACAATATGGAAG GAATATGTGTTGCGGATGAAGAAATGGAACTTGGTGTAACACCGCAGATAAAGCCGCAGATACTGAAAGACCCTGGCACGTCAATGACTCCACCAGTGAAACGTTTGTTAGTTTCAGCTGTTTCAAAGGAAGTTCGTTTACCAGAAAACGAAGTAACATTATCTGCATACACTGTACCTGCAGAGCAAGAGAATGAGCATCATAATTATGCCTGGAGTCTTTTAAGTCAACCAGAAAGTCACACAGGCATTATGACTGATCAAAATCGTATGACTGTTAAATTGAGTAACTTGTCTGAGggtttatatacatttaaggTGACAGTAAATAGTCCCAATGCTTATGGCGAAGCATACGCAAATGTCAGCGTTCTACCAC CCAAGAGAATAAATCAAGTACCAATAGCTATAATTTCACCTTCATCACAAGTTGTAAAGCTACCGAATACTGGAGCTGTGTTAGATGGGTCGTCAAGCAAGGATGACGACCGGGTCATTTCTTATCATTGGGAATTACAACAAGGGCCTATTGGTTATCAACCTAATCTAGTCGATACACCCACATTGCAGTTGGATAATCTTATTCCTGGCAATTACACGTTCAA GTTGACTGTAGAAGATTCCGATCACATTACCAACTCTACTAGTGCTAACATAACTGTATTGAAAGTAATCGATTATCCGCCTAGTGCAAACGCGGGTCaggatataattatatacttacCTCAGAATACACTTACACTTAATGGTAACTTAAGCACAGACGATCATGGAATCGCGAGCTGGGAGTGGACGAAAAGTCCCTCTGATCAAAACAAAGCGGTGGATATGCAAAACACAAGGACTCCGTACTTACAACTGTCCAATTTAGAGGAGGGAATGTATACATTCGTGCTAAAGGTAACAGACGATTCCGAGCAGTCTTCAACAGCTGAGGTTCACGTGTTTGTGAAACCACCAACGAATAAACCACCCAAGG CCGACGCAGGCGAGGATATAACGATAGCTCTACCTGAAACAAAAACTCTACTCGATGGTCATAAAAGCAaagatgatattaaaattgtctcaTATCATTGGGAACAAGTCAG TGGACCCAGCAATGCAGAGTTCTCTGCAGTTAATGAATCAATTACCAATGTAACAAAACTAACCAAGGGTGACTATGAGTTTAAGTTAACTGTAATCGACGATAACGGAAATAAAGACTCCGATACTGTGAATGTAAAAGTTACACAAA ataaAAATGCGCCTCCTAAAGCAAACGCGGGAGGTGATCAAATTGTAAACGCGCCTATCGGTGCATTGATCATTAATGGGTCTCAATCAACTGATGATTTGAGAATTAAAGATTGGATATGGACAAGAGATTCTTCTAGTCTTGCTATTGGTACTATAATTCAAGACACAGACAAGTCACCGGTCTTgatg cTAACTGATATCGTCCCAGGCAGATACGTTTTTAGATTGAAAGTGGTGGATGATCAAGGTCTAAGTAGCGAAGACACTGTGTCGGTTATAGTAAAATCGG ATCCACAGTTATTACATTTGGTTGAATTGACATTAAATATTGGAGCAAACATGTTGACAGTGTCTCAAAAAGATTCATTGGTAGTAAAGTTACAAATGTTACTGCGAGATGAAGCATCGATTATTGTACGGAACCTAAGAGCGGAACCTCATACTGGCAGAGCAGTCTTAGTATTTTATGTTGCAAAGAAAGGAGGACAAACTACTATGACGGGGCCGGAAGTGGTTAAGCGGTTGAAGGAAAAACTGAGACAAGATTCCGGACTTCTTCAATTATCTGTCGCCAACATCGACACTGTTCTATGTCAAAACAATTGTTCGG GTCATGGTGTATGCAATCAAGAGACAAGGGCATGTATGTGTGAAGCATTTTGGATGCagaatttaatacagaaatattttggtaatGGTGATTCAAACTGCG ATTGGAGCATTCTTTACGTGATTATTGCACTGCTATCTTTGGTCGTGTGTTGGGTCGGTCTTCTATGGGGATTGGTTTGCCTATGCCAAAGAATATGTACGGGAAAGCGACGTTCGCTTCGCGCTAAGAAAAAACCTCCTCGATACTCCCTGTTACAACCGGAACCGGAAGACGATAGCAGCACTT TTTCGACGCATAAAATGGTTCTATCTGAATCGGATACAGACTCTGacgatgttttattcgaacatcGCAAAACGAAAAATAGCCAAGCAAGAAACGGTAAATCACGAAATGGTTTTATTAAAGTGGGTTCTAGAGTGAAAACATGA
- the Smo gene encoding smoothened, frizzled class receptor yields the protein MTLLVICCLFMFHRVSPELTHGFAGNSNGENTTWNSLELSSRHRIKDSSFLLDRYPIRELPSDPLNCRRSAKCVELEKNTCMGTRLPYTRTTLDLIPEDMTQDMIEERLQVLQALRHIPKCWAVVQPLLCSIFMPKCTNDTVDLPSQEMCKIVSGPCRIVFNQTIWPSFIKCDNTELFPRLCKNDIRELKFNISGKCLKPLVPTDNALAIFEGVESCGTQCNDPLFTPDEHKQIHSFIAWAAGICGSFNLFTVVTFLIDWRSANKYPALVIFYINCCFMISCVGWLAQFMNASREVIVCRKDGTLRMSEPSGENLLCVVVFVLVYYSLMAAMVWFVILTYAWHMSFQALGKIQDRIDKKGAYFHLIAWCLPLVLTVTIMALGEIDGNSVTGICFVGYANHTIRAWFLLGPVLIVLLAGGYFLSRGLITLIRLKITSQEIISERASAKIRETIVRMGLFSIFTFAAVVVTFYCHIYEFQHSWQWRQSFRNYMICAITTKYLDISECKMEIRPSAAKMQLHLLLPFFSGILMSSWVWTSSTVDTWTRFLRRTFNCETEEPIRLKKHKIIAQAFAKRKTFNNAGRLSISFHNTHEDPVGLNFDLNSVASQDFSSTWAAALPKLVTRRCALVDGKGSVSSNRRNSVDSEISFSVRRVSVESRRNSLDSQISVQIAELKTTRKVASTSRGRRGKRRRDFRKSRSGKVGPLFRRGSTTSQESQLGAQILSALTIGGDSRVPAIQVPNMKRRSAITGLDERVLNPKLFDGKNVNTLLPFLFPGHSNSEEVSSEKQHQGVIGKDMDIEGGNMEKDDQEDQDSETDDSQAEEETKMLEPEEPHERSKSKTSNKSSKSYESIRRSREGRRSKYFLQDETILKHLFQESNDIKLKNESDIIEAYKKAGMGNLASSLNSCCPELTRLKPDIQTANAREMATQTSLPLDILEMEELKQSIDEIINSRHCSSKGTQISPQLGKSKNIAV from the exons aTGACACTTCTGGTGATCTGTTGCTTGTTCATGTTTCACCGAGTGTCGCCGGAATTGACACATGGTTTCGCTGGAAATTCCAACGGTGAAAACACGACATGGAATAGCCTGGAATTAAGCTCCAGACACAGGATCAAGGACTCCAGTTTTCTGCTGGACAGATATCCCATAAGAGAGTTACCATCTGATCCCTTAAACTGCAGAAGATCTGCAAAATGTGTGGAGTTAGAGAAGAACACATGTATGGGTACAAGATTACCATATACCAGAACCACTTTGGACTTGATACCTGAGGACATGACCCAGGATATGATAGAG gAAAGATTGCAAGTTTTACAAGCATTGAGGCATATACCAAAGTGTTGGGCAGTTGTTCAGCCTCTGTTGTGCTCAATATTTATGCCAAAATGTACCAATGATACAGTAGACTTGCCATCTCAAGAGATGTGCAAAATAGTTTCTGGCCCCTGCAGAATTGTATTCAACCAAACAATCTGGCCAAGTTTCATCAAATGTGATAACACAGAACTGTTCCCAAGATTATGCAAAAATGATATCAGAGAGCTAAAGTTTAACATTTCGGGCAAGTGTTTAAAGCCTCTGGTTCCGACTGATAATGCACTTGCCATCTTTGAAGGAGTTGAAAGTTGTGGCACACAATGTAATGACCCTTTGTTCACACCCGATGAGCACAAGCAGATACATTCTTTCATTGCTTGGGCCGCAGGAATATGTGGTTCTTTCAACCTGTTCACAGTT gtaacttttttaattgattggAGGAGTGCAAACAAGTATCCTGCCTTagttatattctatataaattgttgttttatGATATCCTGTGTTGGTTGGCTCGCTCAATTTATGAATGCAAGCAGAGAAGTGATAGTATGTCGCAAAGATGGAACATTAAGAATGAGTGAACCCAG tGGGGAGAACTTACTATGTGTTGTGGTATTTGTCTTGGTCTATTATTCTCTTATGGCAGCTATGGTATGGTTTGTGATTTTGACATATGCTTGGCACATGAGTTTCCAAGCACTAGGCAAAATTCAAGACAGAATCGATAAGAAGGGCGCATATTTTCATCTAATAGCTTGGTGTTTGCCACTCGTATTAACTGTAACCATCATGGCATTAGGAGAAATAGATGGAAACAGTGTAACTGGTATATGTTTTGTCGGTTACGCTAATCACACGATTAGAGCATGGTTTTTACTTGGTCCTGTACTAATAGTTTTATTAGCTGGTGGATATTTTTTATCGAGAG GACTGATTACTTTaatacgattaaaaataaccaGCCAAGAAATCATATCTGAAAGGGCAAGCGCTAAAATACGCGAAACCATCGTGCGTATGGGtctcttttcaattttcacattCGCTGCAGTAGTGGTGACATTTTATTGTCACATTTACGAGTTCCAACATTCATGGCAGTGGCGTCAGAGCTTTAGGAACTATATGAT ATGTGCAATAACGACGAAATACTTAGACATTTCTGAATGCAAAATGGAGATCCGTCCAAGCGCAGCTAAAATGCAACTGCACTTacttttaccatttttctctGGTATTCTTATGTCTTCGTGGGTCTGGACGAGTTCAACTGTAGACACATGGACCAGATTTCTCAGACG AACTTTTAATTGTGAGACTGAAGAACCGATTAGACTGAAGAAACACAAAATAATCGCACAAGCGTTTGCGAAAAGGAAAACGTTCAATAATGCCGGTCGCTTGTCCATCAGTTTCCATAATACTCACGAGGACCCAGTCGGCCTGAATTTTGATCTGAACTCCGTAGCTTCTCAAGACTTCAGCTCAACATGGGCTGCTGCTTTACCAAAATTAGTTACACGTAGATGCGCCCTGGTCGATGGAAAAGGCTCGGTATCCAGTAATCGCAGAAACTCCGTAGATTCTGAGATCAGTTTCAGCGTGCGCCGTGTCTCTGTGGAATCTAGGAGAAATTCCTTGGATTCGCAGATATCCGTGCAAATAGCAGAACTCAAGACAACGCGTAAGGTAGCTAGCACTTCTCGAGGACGACGAGGGAAGCGCCGCCGAGACTTCAGAAAGTCGAGATCGGGCAAGGTGGGCCCACTATTTAGGAGAGGGAGTACCACATCGCAAGAGAGTCAACTTGGCGCACAAATATTGTCAGCTTTGACTATAGGCGGTGATTCGAGAGTACCTGCGATTCAAGTGCCGAATATGAAGAGACGATCGGCGATCACTGGCCTGGATGAAAGGGTACTCAATCCTAAACTATTCGATGGAAAGAACGTGAATACGCTGCTGCCATTCTTATTCCCAGGACATAGCAACAGCGAAGAGGTGAGCAGCGAGAAGCAACATCAAGGTGTCATAGGGAAGGACATGGACATCGAAGGCGGTAATATGGAGAAAGATGATCAGGAAGATCAAGACAGCGAGACTGACGATAGCCAGGCGGAAGAGGAGACAAAAATGTTGGAGCCTGAAGAGCCACATGAACGTAGCAAAAGTAAAACTAGCAATAAAAGTTCAAAGAGCTACGAGAGTATTAGAAGGAGCAGGGAAGGTCGCAGgagtaaatattttcttcaagaTGAGACAATTTTGAAACATCTGTTTCAAGAATCCAATGACATTAAATTGAAGAATGAAAGTGATATAATAGAGGCGTATAAGAAAGCAGGAATGGGAAATCTAGCATCCAGCTTGAACTCGTGTTGTCCCGAGTTAACGAGACTCAAGCCGGATATACAGACCGCCAATGCTCGAGAAATGGCGACGCAAACATCACTTCCTTTAGATATCTTAGAAATGGAAGAGCTGAAACAAAGCATAGATGAGATCATTAACAGTCGACATTGTAGCTCAAAGGGAACGCAAATCTCACCGCAATTAGGAAAAAGCAAAAACATTGCTGTATAA